GCCATTCTGAGGTATGCAAAAAAAGTTGTCGAAGAAACAACGTGTGAAAGATTTCTTGTTGATACGGAAGATTCTTTTGGATCGCTTAAACCAGTGGTTAAGAAAGTAATAACTAAAATACCTACTAAAACGGTACCCTCGAAGGTTAAATCTGACGCAATTGCAGCGAAAAAGATTGTTAAAGTCCCTGCGAGTTCTGTAAAGAAAACTGTTACTGTTAAAAAACCAGTCTCTGCATCGAACGAAGTAATTACAGACATTGCCAATCAAAAGAAACATACCATTcttaaaagaaaattagaagATGACAACGAATTTGATAGCAATAACGAGGACGATTGGAATGAAACAATAAAAAAGGTAAAACCGCTCGAGAGTAAGGATGATAAAGTAGGATACACGGTAATACTTCCAAAAGGATCAACAtctagaagtcaacaaattcttAAAAAGTCTGCAGAACAAAAGCGAACTGTATTTGATAGACTGGGTGACAGTTCTGTAACCAGTACGACAAATCTAGCTGAAACATCACCTACCTTTAACATTACCGGACTAGGAAAAGATGTTTTTAAAAGATCGATAAGTGTCTTTAATCGGCTAGGAGACAAAGATGCCAAAAAGGATAGTATCACTCAAGTAGGTATATTAAAAAATGGATCGAGCAATACAGGAATATTAAAAACTAAAAGTCCTAGCACAAGAACTTCAATTATTACAACAAATAAAGTGGCACCAAAAAGTGTGGGCACAATGCGAGCTGATCAAGAAGCAAGTAGAAAAATTATGTCAAATAATGTTACACAAATAGTAAAAACGACCAAAAAGATTTCTTCAAATAATACATCTTTGAGCGATGCCAGAGCAATAAAATCCAGTGTTACATCAGGAAAATTAGGTACATTGTTTAACTTTAACAATATTCGACACGTCAATTTTGTTTTAAGCTCTGCACATAATGGTTTTTTCAGCCTCGGAACGATTAACTTCTATACCAGCAAAAGCACGTTTGGGAATAGTCAAAGCAAGCAGTGCTAAACAAGTAACTTTTGATAGAGTTACAACAATAGCACCTATAAAGAAACCAAATGTTTTTAGTCGCTTAGGCATTTGAgtgaacatttatgttacaagtatctttttttaaaataataagtatGTTTGTGATCAAGACTTTGTACAAAGTTAAATAGTTTCCTACTACATAAAATGTAAAACTACGGCAAGCAATGATTATTGAATTGtattaattaaaaagtaaaattacatttagaaattctttgaaaaatcttatttatattttattgcgcattgtgtacatatatattttcagTTTCCGAGATATCTTAATATGTAACTTTATAATAAAAacacaaattaaataaattttttatttaaaaaaaggtaTATAAAAGTTATACTTCCAATGCTctctgtatttaaattttaaatgataCAAGTGGTTGACAAAAAGAATTGctatacaaaataatttaaaactccAGTAAGATCAATCTATACatggaaaaagtaattttatgtTCGTACAGAACAACAGTAATTACAATATACCCGATATAATTGCACCTAACTTTCAATTTTATGTTTACGTTTATGTTTTATTACATAAGGAAATAACTTgtttataatagaaatatataaaaatagtgTACATATTAAAATGAGAGGATGTCGTAACATTATGAATAAATGGTTACGCTTCTTTTCCTCTAAAAACtgtaaaaatattctacatttgCTACAAAGATAAATATTGTAGCAAAATATTCTATAACATTTAATCAGTATCGTTAATATTTGTATAACTTTTCCAACATGAAACATTGTATGTATaactgaaagaaataaaaactcTGGCATTGCAAGAGCGCTTTTGACTAGTGTTCagggaagaaatattttatatactatTTGGTTCTTTGATTTTAGTCTTAATTACCGCAAAACTCAATCAGTGGTTGGAATATTCCGCATTGCCAATAATATCCACGAGATGCagctgaaaattaaattattgaaaaGATATTTACAGTAGGTTTTACACATTATCATCTCTACATTGTTTCACGTATTATATTATCGCTATATTCATACTCAACCTGTTTATAATATAtagtactatatatatatacatatatatatatatattatatataaattttatatatatatatatacatatatatattatatatatatatatgcaaaaGAAGGGGATGATCAtgattccgcatatttttccAACAAGAATTAATTGTAACTGCTCCAAAATAATATGTTACGCCGTTAACCAAAGCGCATCAGGAATGCCAGACCTTGACTAGATGAAACAGAAAAATTGTATGTATTACAAATTGAGCATAATTTATTAAATGCTAACATAATCAAACGCATAATGCACAAGTTTGTATTTGAACATATTTAAAACATTTCATTAACAAAGTTATACTCCCCACCTTTTTGCACGATCCTTGCTAGCAAACTTCAGTGCAAACATCCTGTAAAAAGCAAAGAATTACAGTCTCAGAGGAAAAGAAGTAACatgattttatattatatatagataACCAATAGCTTCCACGTTCTAGTTATCGCAATTAAAGTTAAAAAAATAACATGTTTTACAACAAGAATCTTTATCTTGTCAAATACCGTTAGTGAAAATTACCAATGATGCTGGCTATGATAAAAATACTTCATACTTATTAATGATTACAATCATTAGAAATTTTACCCACGTCAAAAAATCCATCATTaatcaaatatatatacacacgtacacactcgCGCACACTCGCACACATACATAAACACATAAGTATATATgcatgtgtatatgtgtgtgtatatatatatatatgtgtatatatatatatatatatatatatatatatatatatatgcatgtgtgcgtacgtgcgtgcgtgcgtgcgtgcatgtatattatgtacatatgtatgcacgcgcgcgtgtgtatatatacatatatatagtataatacgtTAATGAAACACGACTTTTGCTCCACGAAGAAAATAGTTCTATAACGTTTTGGCAACAGGTACACCTAGACGTCATATATCTTCTTGATATACCTGAAAATATGGGGAACATCTACTATTGATCTATAAaacattgttttatattttatagggTTTCTATAGAAAGAGACTAAAATAGtacattattttcattaatcGTCTATACTCCACTGATCGAGAAATACTTCCAGAATATCTGGCTTGGCCTCTTCTACGGGTGACTCATTGTCAAATGAGCTTACACCAGTCACGATCGATTCCCCCTTCAATTTGACCCCAAGTTCTTACTATTTAAATGACAAATGGAACAAAGTTCTAAAGATACTTTGTCAGAATTAACATGAAGACAGATTCCAGTATTATCTAGACTCTGCTGGGATATTCCTTCCTCCGTGAAAAGACTGAATGTATCATTTAGACTCTCCACTGTGTTCATCATCTCGTCGCATTTAGGAAGGTCTTCAAATATATCCATATTGAATGAAGACAATTGATCAAAGTCAATACCAATGGCATCAGTATCCTTTCTTTCATCTATATTGGATAAATCTGCTTGAGTAATTGGCAATAAACCGTCCAATTCTTTTGTATTATCCATATAACTATCTTCCGATATAGAACTTGTAGTTGACGTTATTGTATTTGTTGTTTCCTTGTTCTCTGGATTATTCTTGATATCAGCTACAGAAGTTTTGGAAATAGTATAAGTGTGATCAGAATTTAAGGACAACAAAAAATTCTTATCAATACTGAAATCCTTACAAGTAATTTGACTTTTGACATTCATATAAGGTTCACTGCTTTGACTTTCCGATGTACTATGCTCAGTTAATGAATCATTAGTGACATTGTCAATAAACATATTACTATTTTGagaatttaatacattttcctTTGCATTCAGATAACATGTGCATTTATGTTGAGTTTCCAATTCGGTTGAACACTGAGAAACATGATGTGATTGGAATGAATTCTTTTTCTGTGTATTAATTTTACGGAGACCGTCATTGATAGTTTTGAGCAATGCTGTAATACTAGTGTTATTGTTTAGGACACTTCTAAGATAAGCAACTTCGCCACTCAACCGTTTAATATCAATAGTCTGTTTCTTTATAATATTTGccaatttcttattttcttgatGATATAATGATAGCTTGCTTTCTACTTTTTCAAGGTATGCTTTCTTCCTCAGTCTATTTTCTCGAGCCATCAAAGCATTTCTATTCAAGCAAGGCCTTTTAGAAGGTCCCCTGCCCCGCTTTCGTGGTTCCGAGACAGTCTCGGTCTCAGATACAAGAGTGTTTCTCAACGAATGCCATAATTTCATATTGTATTTGCactcgtatgtatcatcttctTCTGTAGGGCTATCCCACTGAATATCagtttttcgtaattttcccgACATCGTTGCAAGAATCGATTCGTAATGATTAAACAGACAAAATATTTGCGCGAACGTAAACTTTTGACGTGGAAAATGAATCGTAGTTTTAAGGCTCGACAGAAAAATTGATGTCCCACTACTTGCGCATCCAACTGACCAACTAACTTACACTTGCACACGCCTGCATACGCAATTTTTCCAGCCAATTATGATTACCCTGAAATATGTGTATCAAGGCAGTAAGTGTTCTCAAATCTCTGAACATGAACTTCTAGATATTGATATGCGCGATGGCGCTATCGTAAACACAATGCATCAAATACTTTATTTAATAACTATATTATGAGAAAGTCTAATTCGTTTGTTTAATGAAAgtctattttattttcttacttCCTCATCAATTTTTTACGAACAAGGTTTATTTCTATGACGATATTCATTCTGGATATTGCTGAGTATTCGAACGAGTTAATGTTAAAGTGTCGAAACATAACTACGTGCACAGGACTCAGTTGATCGGTATAATTCATGACGAAATTATTGTACGCAGTGTGGTTAGTGCAAAAGCGATATAACTGACTTACGAAAAACCGGTTTTTGATCGATTGAGAATGCAATTTAAAGAGCTGTAAAAATATGATGTTCTTAAAAACTGCTAAGATAGTCTCGTCCTACGGAAAAATAGTTACTTTATCACAGaataatttcttgaaaattcCAAAACGCAATGGTTATTTATTACTGTACGTATTAATAAGGTTTattccgttttatttttccttgaaaatttttggttattattttatatcgtgTATGTTAATAAATGTTTCAACTGTTTAGTAATACTTGAATGTAGTGTTCCAGAAATCGGTGAAGATTTACCAGGGAAATATCCTTTATTGAAAGAGGATAAAAGTCCGGAATTTAATACTATCACAATAGAAAAATGTGTAGCCGTTATCGGGAGACAGACGTTAGAATTCGAAGACGAAATCAAAACTTtaggaagaaaaattgaaagtaattttattttaatgtttgCTATTAGTTTTCCATTTGTAGCTTATAATATCACTTGCAGTTAATAAAGCTTTCATTTagatattacaaatatttctccAAAGAATCTAtttgaaaatgtattaaatcCTTTGGAGGAAATGTATGTGTCTTTGAATATTACATGGGGCATTGCGAAAACATTATATCTTGGAAATCAAAGTGTAATGCCTACACGGTGTTACACAAGTATTCACGAGCGTGCTAGAAGAGCTTCATCCAGTAGACACATCTGTGTACCAATTTATTTGGCATGTAAAAATATCATAAGTAATAAAAACATTAAATTGTCCAATGAACAAAGGAAAGTTTTAACGAAATACATATTGGAAGGAAAATTAAATGGATTAGGATTGTCTGACACAGAAAGggacaaattttcacaattgaCATTGCTCTTGATTCGCGATATTGAAGAGTATTCACGAAGAGTAGAGGTTCGTAAATGTAGTCATAAGTAAAGGAGTATAAATTCTGATACCCTGTTCTTTAGGCAGCTACAAATCTGTttaattatacaatatacgatcCTATAATCATGAGAGATTTTCCAGAAGAGGTATTAAAAACTATGGTAAAAGATGATGCGCGATATCGGGTTGGCCCTTGGACAATAACATTAGATCCTCTTATCAAGATACCATTTATGGGTACGACAATACAATGAACATagttaattatattaaaaatgaagAATTAATTTgacttaattttaaaaatattgatttttttttcactgcACATTAATTTAGAGCATTGTCCTGACCGTTCTCTGAGGTCAAAAGTTTGGGATGCGGATGTTACCAAAGTATCTGTATTTCAAGACAAAGTGCCACATACAAGTACATTAGTAGAAGAGATACGATATAAACGAACAAGACAGGCAAAACTCTTAGGATACGACAAATATACTGATTTAAGTATGGAAACTAAAATGGCTGGAAACTTGCAAAATGTTTATCATACATTGGACACCCTATTAAAGATAggtaaaatttttacagttattTATCAACAAGTAACAAATACATATATgtctacatttttctttttataaaagcACGTCCTGCTCAAGAATGTGAAATAAAAAGACTCTGTACATTTGCAAATGAAAGAGGTCATGAGGGTCCAATTCAACAGTGGGATATATCATTCTGGAGCAGAAAACATCTTCATAGTATATACAAGTAATTGAGAAGTGAGCTTTATTTTTAGTGTACAGAAAAATTATACTTGGTACCATTACATTTTGCCATTATTTATAGGTACAGAGAAGAagatacaaaaatttatttttcattaccaAAAGTATTATCCAGTGTATTTAAGTTAACTGAAACTTTATTCAATGTGAAGTTCGTCGAAAGTACAATACCAGATGTTTGGCATAAAGATGTTCGATTTTTCAACATCTTTGATCTAAAGAAATCAAGTACCGACCCAATAGGAAGCTTCTATTTAGATTCTTATGTAAGAAGTGGTGAAAAAGTACGAGTGCTACAAAATTCGGGGCACATGGTAACAATAAAGGACAAAAGTAAAATAAGTGGCACAAAACCATTAGCAGCATTGATATTCAACTTTCAACCACCATTCAATAAAAGGCCATCCTTACTTTCATTTAAAGATGTTAGGACTCTCTTGAAAAGGGTGAATTATTTATgcataatgaaataaaatactttgaaacgtatatttcttttttacattaaTTGTTGTCTCCTAGTTTGGACATATGTTACAACACACATTAACAAGAGTGGAGCATGCTGAAATAACTGGACTTTCATCTGTAGAATGGGACGCAGCATTTATTTCCGATTACTTTTTGGAAAATtggtatatttcaaatttttgctttctcttttagtaacatttcacgtatataatttttatttgtctCTAGGTTATACGAACCATCTTTTTTGCGAGAAATGTCTTGTCATCAAGATACAGGAGAATCATTATCTACAGAGATGATTGAAATgttgagaaatacaaaattgtatttAGCTGGTTACAATCTATGCAAAGAACTATATTTATCGCGATTTGATTTAGAATTGTATTCTAGGTAAGATTGAGTGATGCAAATGCTAACAAATACTAAtacgttcaataatttcttctatAATTTGTAGTGATGAATTCTGGGTAAACATAATGGATCGATTATGgagtaaatattttgtaatcCCACAACAGAAAAGAGATTGTTATATTTGTtcgtttgaattaatttttagtgGAGATTGGGCCGCCGCTTATTACAGGTGAGGTTTAAAAAATGTACTCTGTGTGTgagcgtgtgtgcgcgcgcgcgtgtacaaatataatgaaaagtattaaaaattatgagataacaatttttacttttagtAATCTTTGGTCACAAATGATTGCTGCTGATATATATAGTACATTTCAAGGAACATCTTTCACAAATAATGAGAAAATGCAGGAAATTGGCAGCAGATATCGCGAAACGTTTTTATCTTTAGGAGGTAGTTGTCCAACAAGTGAAATTTTTAGACAATTCAGTGGAAGAGATCCTAATCCAAAAGCACTTTTGACAAATCTTGGATTGGACATCAACTCCAATATGTTAAAACCTAATAAATAAAAACTACAGTAGAAttgaaaatgatttataatatgaTAATGTGAAAACTTAGTTTGTTTTGTATGATAATCAGCGAAATGTAATTTATATAAAGAtgattattgtaaaaatattgtttctagTTGTAAGAATTTATTTCATTGTAACACGATACAtacttttctatttttacaaTGATATTCATTGTTTAAAGTAATTAAAAGCTCTATTAAGTATTTTGAACGGCATAGTTTgcacaattttacaaaattttagacataaattattttgtattttaaacaataattcgaatatttaatagaACTATCTAATATTACGTTTggcaattataattattttttatattacaacACAATAGCAATATAGATTTTAATCTAACAAACTATCAAaggaataaaaaagaatatttagaaatatacaagatttttcacaaacatttataaaaggttagtttatataaaaaaaaagtttacaGTTCAAATGTATACATACTAACACTTACTTACAAtggaatttgtttaatttataaatacatatttctatATATCAATTAAAGAAACTGTAATAATGCAAATAAAAAGAAGGATTATTACTACCCAATAACCACATGTGCGATGTTTCAAATTAAGAGTTTTTATTCCACGCGTCTTCTTAATTAACGATTCGTCGGTGTGGTCCATATGATCGGCTAAATTATCAATTATTTCTGCATCGAAACAAAGATTTTAAAATGAGTTTGAAATCTTTGGTGCTTTTTACTTACAACGAATAGGGTAAAGGACCCATTTACTGCCACGTACCCAATTACCGCTACCCTAAACTATTTGATCAAAACttataaaattgtaatcaaAAGAAATGTAACATGCAGTTATATTTGTAAATGTATAATTGTAAATGATaaagtgataaaaaaaatttaaattaactaAAAGAACGAGAGCtacaattgtaatatttatgttaTTAACGTAATAAAGTATAATTCTTTAGATAATATAGACATTGTGAAAATTCTTAATGATTGTAATTCAACAGCTTTTACGGATGACGGTAACAGTTCCTTAAATACCTTAAAGTTCCTTTCGTTAAATTAATGAAttcgtatataataataataataaataacaaaaagaaCATATGTTTTTGGTCAATAAATAAAATGACCTATACAACAATATTATAGTTGATCCTTAAAGGAACGGTAATTGGGCTTCCTGCattaagtaaaattaattttaatttaccatTTTGATACACTACTTCATTATTGACAGCCTGACTAATTGCTTTTTGCTGTATAATAACTTTACGCAATTCTTCTAATCCCCTATCTTGttctaaaagaaacaaaatagaaTTATACATTGAAATATAAATGAATATATAGTAGTAAAACCAATATATACCTTGTAAAATTTCATCTTGTTTAGCTTTAAGATCAGTAACAGATACTTGAACATCTATAGGCTTATCATCGTCATCATCGTCAGCTGCCCAGGAAGTTGTACCTCCATCCGCAAAAATTGGTGCTCTAGATGTAAGCAAATTTGCCCGAGAAGTTGCCAAGTTACTTGGATGACCATCAtataatttttgcaattgtaTATCTTTACTCTGCAATATTTCTATTTGACGTGTTCTTCGTTCTGCTTCCTCGATAGTTCTGTATGCCtttatattttaagaaaaaaatttcttaaagCAATAGTGACTTGCATTAGATAGGCAGATAAAAGGATACATAGTTTTGGATTGTGATGCAATATCCAATTTATTCTTAAGTTGTTGAACTTCACTTCTATATTGtttcatataaaattttatacctgCACATATGTTTGCATATCCCTGAGAAACCTTAGGATATTTATTGCGTGCAGTAAGTTGTTCCATAATGTCTCTGAAGAGTTCCTGACAGGCATCATACTCTGCCAACCTATTCAATTTGAAAACTCGTTAAAACAAATTCAATGCTTTTGTTTCAAAACAAATATTAAGTATTACTACATTTACGTAAATTGAGACTTTTACCAAGGGTCATCATTATCATCGATATAAGCAAATGCCATTTTCGTAGAATTATATATAAACTCGATGCATAGGAAACCACTAGCAATGCATTGACACGTTGGTTATGAATACAAGCAAATCACTCGTATTAACTGTTTACACGCAGTTATGACATTTATGTTTGTTATGATCAACAATCTTGATCAATTTGTGACACATTTTTGAAAATCCTGTAATCTTCGACGTAACGTCAAaaagaaagttaacaaatattcaCCCATTATATGTACTCTTAAATGTTTTCTAGAAATTCAATATTCGCTAAATAAGATCATTTTCTTTGCGTGAAAATGCACATATAGTCacactaataaaaaaaaaagagaaaaagatttCATAAAATCACACAGAATACGAAAAATGAACAAGATTCGCTACAACGAACGATTTATCGCGAAGAATGTAGCGACGTGCCGAAGGTAAGCGCATGCGTTGCGACGTTGATTAAAGACGATCATGGAGGGGATTTAGCCTGAGGAGAAGGGAAAAAGAGATCGTCCGTGAGAGTAAAACAAAGAACATCGAAGGAAAGATTTACGGGTGCGACGAAGAAGAATATAGGCATAGTGGCAAGACcagttatatttttattgtcgactggcatatttcgcgaagctgTCCGTTACGAATGTTTGACATCGAGGAGGGAAAGagaagagatgcttgaaaatgtCGGGTAAAAGTAAAACTCGGTGATCTAAGCTGAACGATCGTATGTAGTGAAGAAAAGTGAATTTCGGTGGATTATTCGCGTCATCTGTTGGAAGGTCACGACTGTCGGTAAACCATTGCGTCGGGTACTAGTTATTCGAAAGTGGGGAATCTCTGAGAAGCTCGATCGTACGAGTCAGCACGTACGGTACGATACGAAGGGAAAAGGAGAACACGTACCACAAGATACGTTGACGAGGGAACGCGCGTATGctgcgaatcgttcgaaaaaatcTGCGAATGGAGCACGGGTGCGTCCACAAaacgaaattttgcgcacgAACGGAGtaccgttgttattgttgtGCATATATTGATTTTTAACGCGCGAGCCATAATCTCGACACTTATTCCGTGTTACGAAAAgaaatgtttattaatttttttttctatgcaACTGTGGCAAAAATGGACGCTATTGACGACCACAATTATCCAAATCTTTCTTTTCCTTCAATAACATTAAGCTGATATTATTATTTGCAACACTGATTGTTCTCAGATTAAAATATGAGTAGTACCGTGGCAACGGAATCATCCACGATTGTAAGCTCTTTGTTCAACGGTATGACATCTACAACCAATGTTCCTGCGATTTCCAAGGAGGAAGCGGCAC
This window of the Ptiloglossa arizonensis isolate GNS036 chromosome 5, iyPtiAriz1_principal, whole genome shotgun sequence genome carries:
- the LOC143147332 gene encoding uncharacterized protein LOC143147332 isoform X2, which encodes MYVSLNITWGIAKTLYLGNQSVMPTRCYTSIHERARRASSSRHICVPIYLACKNIISNKNIKLSNEQRKVLTKYILEGKLNGLGLSDTERDKFSQLTLLLIRDIEEYSRRVEAATNLFNYTIYDPIIMRDFPEEVLKTMVKDDARYRVGPWTITLDPLIKIPFMEHCPDRSLRSKVWDADVTKVSVFQDKVPHTSTLVEEIRYKRTRQAKLLGYDKYTDLSMETKMAGNLQNVYHTLDTLLKIARPAQECEIKRLCTFANERGHEGPIQQWDISFWSRKHLHSIYKYREEDTKIYFSLPKVLSSVFKLTETLFNVKFVESTIPDVWHKDVRFFNIFDLKKSSTDPIGSFYLDSYVRSGEKVRVLQNSGHMVTIKDKSKISGTKPLAALIFNFQPPFNKRPSLLSFKDVRTLLKRFGHMLQHTLTRVEHAEITGLSSVEWDAAFISDYFLENWLYEPSFLREMSCHQDTGESLSTEMIEMLRNTKLYLAGYNLCKELYLSRFDLELYSSDEFWVNIMDRLWSKYFVIPQQKRDCYICSFELIFSGDWAAAYYSNLWSQMIAADIYSTFQGTSFTNNEKMQEIGSRYRETFLSLGGSCPTSEIFRQFSGRDPNPKALLTNLGLDINSNMLKPNK
- the LOC143147335 gene encoding uncharacterized protein LOC143147335 isoform X2 translates to MALSLSGAGFPQDVATKHAVVFSNNRIKPDMLPDLDKPSLKEMGITLMGDMIAILRYAKKVVEETTCERFLVDTEDSFGSLKPVVKKVITKIPTKTVPSKVKSDAIAAKKIVKVPASSVKKTVTVKKPVSASNEVITDIANQKKHTILKRKLEDDNEFDSNNEDDWNETIKKVKPLESKDDKVGYTVILPKGSTSRSQQILKKSAEQKRTVFDRLGDSSVTSTTNLAETSPTFNITGLGKDVFKRSISVFNRLGDKDAKKDSITQVGILKNGSSNTGILKTKSPSTRTSIITTNKVAPKSVGTMRADQEASRKIMSNNVTQIVKTTKKISSNNTSLSDARAIKSSVTSGKLASERLTSIPAKARLGIVKASSAKQVTFDRVTTIAPIKKPNVFSRLGI
- the LOC143147332 gene encoding uncharacterized protein LOC143147332 isoform X1, which encodes MMFLKTAKIVSSYGKIVTLSQNNFLKIPKRNGYLLLVPEIGEDLPGKYPLLKEDKSPEFNTITIEKCVAVIGRQTLEFEDEIKTLGRKIENITNISPKNLFENVLNPLEEMYVSLNITWGIAKTLYLGNQSVMPTRCYTSIHERARRASSSRHICVPIYLACKNIISNKNIKLSNEQRKVLTKYILEGKLNGLGLSDTERDKFSQLTLLLIRDIEEYSRRVEAATNLFNYTIYDPIIMRDFPEEVLKTMVKDDARYRVGPWTITLDPLIKIPFMEHCPDRSLRSKVWDADVTKVSVFQDKVPHTSTLVEEIRYKRTRQAKLLGYDKYTDLSMETKMAGNLQNVYHTLDTLLKIARPAQECEIKRLCTFANERGHEGPIQQWDISFWSRKHLHSIYKYREEDTKIYFSLPKVLSSVFKLTETLFNVKFVESTIPDVWHKDVRFFNIFDLKKSSTDPIGSFYLDSYVRSGEKVRVLQNSGHMVTIKDKSKISGTKPLAALIFNFQPPFNKRPSLLSFKDVRTLLKRFGHMLQHTLTRVEHAEITGLSSVEWDAAFISDYFLENWLYEPSFLREMSCHQDTGESLSTEMIEMLRNTKLYLAGYNLCKELYLSRFDLELYSSDEFWVNIMDRLWSKYFVIPQQKRDCYICSFELIFSGDWAAAYYSNLWSQMIAADIYSTFQGTSFTNNEKMQEIGSRYRETFLSLGGSCPTSEIFRQFSGRDPNPKALLTNLGLDINSNMLKPNK
- the LOC143147335 gene encoding uncharacterized protein LOC143147335 isoform X3, which encodes MLPDLDKPSLKEMGITLMGDMIAILRYAKKVVEETTCERFLVDTEDSFGSLKPVVKKVITKIPTKTVPSKVKSDAIAAKKIVKVPASSVKKTVTVKKPVSASNEVITDIANQKKHTILKRKLEDDNEFDSNNEDDWNETIKKVKPLESKDDKVGYTVILPKGSTSRSQQILKKSAEQKRTVFDRLGDSSVTSTTNLAETSPTFNITGLGKDVFKRSISVFNRLGDKDAKKDSITQVGILKNGSSNTGILKTKSPSTRTSIITTNKVAPKSVGTMRADQEASRKIMSNNVTQIVKTTKKISSNNTSLSDARAIKSSVTSGKLASERLTSIPAKARLGIVKASSAKQVTFDRVTTIAPIKKPNVFSRLGI
- the LOC143147336 gene encoding uncharacterized protein LOC143147336 isoform X1 → MSGKLRKTDIQWDSPTEEDDTYECKYNMKLWHSLRNTLVSETETVSEPRKRGRGPSKRPCLNRNALMARENRLRKKAYLEKVESKLSLYHQENKKLANIIKKQTIDIKRLSGEVAYLRSVLNNNTSITALLKTINDGLRKINTQKKNSFQSHHVSQCSTELETQHKCTCYLNAKENVLNSQNSNMFIDNVTNDSLTEHSTSESQSSEPYMNVKSQITCKDFSIDKNFLLSLNSDHTYTISKTSVADIKNNPENKETTNTITSTTSSISEDSYMDNTKELDGLLPITQADLSNIDERKDTDAIGIDFDQLSSFNMDIFEDLPKCDEMMNTVESLNDTFSLFTEEGISQQSLDNTGICLHVNSDKVSLELCSICHLNSKNLGSN
- the LOC143147336 gene encoding uncharacterized protein LOC143147336 isoform X2, whose product is MSGKLRKTDIQWDSPTEEDDTYECKYNMKLWHSLRNTLVSETETVSEPRKRGRGPSKRPCLNRNALMARENRLRKKAYLEKVESKLSLYHQENKKLANIIKKQTIDIKRLSGEVAYLRSVLNNNTSITALLKTINDGLRKINTQKKNSFQSHHVSQCSTELETQHKCTCYLNAKENVLNSQNSNMFIDNVTNDSLTEHSTSESQSSEPYMNVKSQITSDIKNNPENKETTNTITSTTSSISEDSYMDNTKELDGLLPITQADLSNIDERKDTDAIGIDFDQLSSFNMDIFEDLPKCDEMMNTVESLNDTFSLFTEEGISQQSLDNTGICLHVNSDKVSLELCSICHLNSKNLGSN
- the LOC143147335 gene encoding uncharacterized protein C19orf47 isoform X1, producing the protein MALSLSAYWVKFFKGAGFPQDVATKHAVVFSNNRIKPDMLPDLDKPSLKEMGITLMGDMIAILRYAKKVVEETTCERFLVDTEDSFGSLKPVVKKVITKIPTKTVPSKVKSDAIAAKKIVKVPASSVKKTVTVKKPVSASNEVITDIANQKKHTILKRKLEDDNEFDSNNEDDWNETIKKVKPLESKDDKVGYTVILPKGSTSRSQQILKKSAEQKRTVFDRLGDSSVTSTTNLAETSPTFNITGLGKDVFKRSISVFNRLGDKDAKKDSITQVGILKNGSSNTGILKTKSPSTRTSIITTNKVAPKSVGTMRADQEASRKIMSNNVTQIVKTTKKISSNNTSLSDARAIKSSVTSGKLASERLTSIPAKARLGIVKASSAKQVTFDRVTTIAPIKKPNVFSRLGI